The nucleotide sequence CGACCCCCGAACCGATGGTCCACTCCACCCTGAGGAGATCGCGTCCATAAGCCCCTCCTTACCCACCCAACGGCGGTTGAACATAAAATTCCGGCGCCCCCTTGGCCATTTGGCCCCGATATAGCCCAAAAGAGGCATGTGATCAGAAGCAATCCTGGGCAAATATTCCGTAATAGTATCGGAAAATAAATCATGCCAATTCTCATTTCCCAGGGCTCTATCCAAATGACATCTTATCGGTTTTTTATCCCGCCACCCACGCCAAGATAGGCAATCCCCCAAATAGGAAAACtccaaaaaaccacaatccCGGAATATCctattaaaagagagaaaagaggaagCATGACGGAGTTTCCCCCCTCTTTTCTCATGATTACCAGTAATTTCATTAAGATCACCAATAATAAACCAGGGAGTAGTCTGAGAAGAACTAATACGTAATAATCTCTCCCACACCAAATCCCGGTTTTTAGGAACCGGATCCCCATACACAAATGTTAGATTAATAGTCTGTCCTTTAAAAACTGCTTCAATATCAATCATCCGATTAGACTCCATTAAAATCTCaacattaaaaatatctttattataaaaaagagcCAAACCTCcatgtgagaactgagaatgagcttctccttccgaagtgatttaaatgtggaggagcttatcgccgtaaaaaagttccgaactgaattgagagagagtttgagagtttgaatttgtattgctgTTGCTGGAAAAAGTATTCGATCCTTACAAGTGacaccccccttacatatttataccgaccaattaattacccaattaatGCACAATTAATAAGACACGATTTGCGCGgactaattaatcctcttgaatgcaggaatctttgaccgggcccgagctgcgagctgaccagcATGAAGCGTCTCCgcgctctctttctttctccgggcctgatgggccgatcggTAACATGCTTTCGGCCCATTAGACAAGCCCGGCCTAGGCCCTCTTGCCTATTACCCGAGAtggcagatcgtgggtacaacagttgccccccaagtctccCGAGCTGAACAGTTCGGGGGACTTTTAACCTTCGAGCGATCAATTTcgggaaactgaatattccccCATATCTCCACGATTTGATTGAGGTAATGATGGGATTTGCCTTCCCGAACAAGCCTCGGGGCCCACTAGGTGGCGTGTTGGttataagagagaaaagaaacggTGCGAGACCTTTCACTTCCCCAGGCAATCATTGCTTTCTGGTGCCGTGTATAAAGGTAATCCTCGACTTCTCTCTCACCCTTAATCTTCAAtcgtgtttatgtttttgtgctcttagattttctctcttttctcccgTAAACCTCTCTACTTTCGCCGGAAAAAACCTTTACTCTTCCTTCGTTCTTCACTAACTTCCCGGAAAAGAATGTCTCCTCCGAAATCCTCGTCGGGTAAACCCACAAAACCCCTGATTCCAGGCGTTTTTGGCCCTCATCCGCCGTCAATTCTCTCGGCGGAGAATATAGCCGAGATTAGGGGATCCACTGGGATTCCCTCGGAGATCGAGGTTAGGTTCCCGGAGGTTCACGAGTCTCCGGAGAATCCTCCCCCGGGGTACTGTTGCGCGTTCGAGATATTTTTCTCCGCGTGTGGTCTGTCGTTTCCCCTTCCCGAACTCATCGTCAAGATGATGTTCGAACTGGGCTTTGCTCTCCTCCAGATGTGCCCGAACTTTGTCCAAACCGTTATGTGTCTTCAAACTCTGGGGGAAGAGTTTGACTACAAACTATCCCTGGCCGACTTTCTTCAAGTGTACACGGTGAAGACAGGTCGCACCAAGGGCACGCTCTACGTAAGTCCGCTTTCCGGACTGAAGGTCTTCGACGACCTTCCTGAGAAAGATGAGAAGTGGCGGAAGTCTTACTTTTTCTTCCTGGTCAACGAGCTCACTTTTGGCCACCTCGCAAATTCACACATATCGAAGTGGACTTCGAAAATTGGTAGAACGGTGCTCTTAGTTTGGTGTCCTTAATACATTACTATTCTTTCTGTTACTTACTCCTTGTCGTTCCTGTCTCAGACCACTTCGAGCGCGGGTTGCTTTGCCCTACTTTAGTGGAGTTTTTCTCGCGGTTCTGCAGCCAAGGTCAGATCGCCTGGGACTCATTTTCGTGTGAAAGGATTAGAGAATCCACAACGCGGCTCAGGGGACGTTCTCTCGTTTGCTCCGACCCCATAAGCACTTCGGAGATGAATTATAGAGAGGAAAGGGCCTCCCAACTCGCCGAGAAGGATGCGAAGTTGAACATGGCGGCAGCGCTTGCCGAGGGCAAAGCTCGCCTCCCTAAGAAGTGTGGTCCCTCTTCCTCTGAGGTAGACGGGACTTCAGCACCCCCTGCTGGCCCTTCCGAGCCTCTTACGGGGGCTTCCGGGCTCCTGCCTAGTTCGCCCNTTTCACTAGTGGCCCGGCGAGGTGTTGTTCGAATTGCCCAAAGAACGCCTTGCAGCTCGTCTGGCCAGCGCCCTTTGCGAGAGTCGAGCCGTTTCTTTAAGTTAGCCAAAATAACCTTATTCATCGCCTCGGCCTACCCATTACCTTGCGGGTAACANCGTTTGTTCATTTCAGTTCCCCCTGTATCCCCAGCTGATCTGATGAGGAGTTACACTCGGCCAGGAGTTCGGGTTCCGGCGTTTGCAGACATGTCCGAACTCAACCGTGCGAACTTCTTCCGCTTCGCGGACATGATTGGCGAGGTTAGTGACACATGCTTTcttagcttttgtttttctttaccaCCTTCGCCCGTTTTTTAACGAGCTGCGCTTTCCCAGCTAATGATCGAGTTCAACTCCTCGGTAGCGTCTTACGAAGATCAGCTGTTTGCCTCTCCTTCCTCTTCCGAAGTGAGCCATCTCCGGGAAAAGATTGCTGATCTGGAAGCCCAGGTGAAGGAGTACGCCAGATTAGAGGCCGAGAACGCTGCTACCGTGGAGAAAGCCGAACAAATCCGGGCTCGGATGAAGAGAGCCGAGGTATAGGTGCTCGACCTCGGAATTGCCAACGAAGACCTCCGAGACAAGCTAAAGAAGGCGAGAGACCTCTACTACGAGGCCGCGGAGGATGCGAAGGCGGCAAGGAGTACGTTGCACGAGGTCGAGCTCCGCAACCAGTTGCTCGAAGCTGGAAATAGCTGCGAGATTGAAAGGGTGCGGAGAGACGAAAGGCAGGCAATGAGACGAACTCTCCGTCCATTAGTCGAGGAGGTGAAAGTCACTTTCGAAGAGAGGGAGAAACTGGCCCCAGCCAAGATCCGAGCCGCCGAGATCAGGGCTAACCGGATGCTGATCAAGGAGATCTCGAGGGGAGAAATCCAAGACATGGAAGCTGAGCTCGGGCTCCTGAAagccgaggaggaggaggccgACAAAAAGGTTTCGAAGGTAACTCTCCGTGACCTCGACCTCTCTGGATTTTCAGACCTTTTGGCGGATACGCCCGATCTTTTATGCAGNTTTTTTAACGAGCTGCGCTTTCCCAGCTAATGATCGAGTTCAACTCCTCGGTAGCGTCTTACGAAGATCAGCTGTTTGCCTCTCCTTCCTCTTCCGAAGTGAGCCATCTCCGGGAAAAGATTGCTGATCTGGAAGCCCAGGTGAAGGAGTACGCCAGATTAGAGGCCGAGAACGCTGCTACCGTGGAGAAAGCCGAACAAATCCGGGCTCGGATGAAGAGAGCCGAGGTATAGGTGCTCGACCTCGGAATTGCCAACGAAGACCTCCGAGACAAGCTAAAGAAGGCGAGAGACCTCTACTACGAGGCCGCGGAGGATGCAAAGGCGGCAAGGAGTACNGCAGACATGTCCGAACTCAACCGTGCGAACTTCTTCCGCTTCGCGGACATGATTGGCGAGGTTAGTGACACATGCTTTcttagcttttgtttttctttaccaCCTTCGCCGTTTTTTTAACGAGCTGCGCTTTCCCAGCTAATGATCGAGTTCAACTCCTCGGTAGCGTCTTACGAAGATCAGCTGTTTGCCTCTCCTTCCTCTTCCGAAGTGAGCCATCTCCGGGAAAAGATTGCTGATCTGGAAGCCCAGGTGAAGGAGTACGCCAGATTAGAGGCCGAGAACGCTGCTACCGTGGAGAAAGCCGAACAAATCCGGGCTCGGATGAAGAGAGCCGAGGTACAGGTGCTCGACCTCGGAATTGCCAACGAAGACCTCCGAGACAAGCTAAAGAAGGCGNNNNNNNNNNNNNNNNNNNNNNNNNNNNNNNNNNNNNNNNNNNNNNNNNNNNNNNNNNNNNNNNNNNNNNNNNNNNNNNNNNNNNNNNNNNNNNNNNNNNNNNNNNNNNNNNNNNNNNNNNNNNNNNNNNNNNNNNNNNNNNNNNNNNNNNNNNNNNNNNNNNNNNNNNNNNNNNNNNNNNNNNNNNNNNNNNNNNNNNNNNNNNNNNNNNNNNNNNNNNNNNNNNNNNNNNNNNNNNNNNNNNNNNNNNNNNNNNNNNNNNNNNNNNNNNNNNNNNNNNNNNNNNNNNNNNNNNNNNNNNNNNNNNNNNNNNNNNNNNNNNNNNNNNNNNNNNNNNNNNNNNNNNNNNNNNNNNNNNNNNNNNNNNNNNNNNNNNNNNNNNNNNNNNNNNNNNNNNNNNNNNNNNNNNNNNNNNNNNNNNNNNNNNNNNNNNNNNNNNNNNNNNNNNNNNNNNNNNNNNNNNNNNNNNNNNNNNNNNNNNNNNNNNNNNNNNNNNTCCTGGTCCTCGATGTAATGGACCGATGATATCCATAGACCACCTCATGAATGGGTAAGGTGCGGACACCGAAGACAGGAGCTCGGTAGGTTGATGAATTGACGGGGCGTGCTTCTGACACTTCTCACAAGTTCAAGAATATTTTTCGCAGTCCGTGATCATGGTAGGCCAGAAGTAACCTTGCCGTTTAATTTTGAAAGCCAGAGTCCGAACTCCGGAATGATTCCCATTGGGACCGTCGTGAACAGCTCGCATTAGCATCGCGGGCTCTCTACAAGCCACGCAAGTTAGATAAGGACCAGCTACACTTCGGCGTAGAAGTATTCCCTTGTGAACGCAGTACCGCGCACTGACGATCTTAAGCTTCCTAGCTGCCCATTTGTCGGCTGGGAGTTCCCCTTTTTCCAGGTAAGCCCAGATCGGGCTCCGCCAGTCATCTGCCCCCCAGCTGTTAGAATTCGTGCCGCTCGAAGCAGCATGTGGGATAACAGCTTGACTGTCAACTGGTGAGTTTGATGATTCCGGAGTCGAACTCGTGTCTAGCTCAGCTGGAGGTGGGTGAACTTCCATTGGAGTAGGTATAACGGGAGCCGGATCCTCCGAGGGTAAAGAGTCCGCAGCCGCTTTACGAGCTGCTTTCTCAGCAGCCAACTGTTTTTTCATCGCCCGCGTGACAATGTTGGAGCTCTCTAGTCGAATACTTGGAAACTGAATAACTTCAACGGGGATAATTCTTGTCATTGGGGGATCCGAAGAGGATGCCAAAGATGCTAAAGCGTCCGCAGCGGAGTTCTCACTTCgtgggatcttagtgatttcgAACTCCTCGAACCTAGCGACTAACTCCCGAGCTGTGGACAAATAAGCCTCCATACGACCATCCTTTGTCTCGTACACCCCCAAaaactggttggtgaccagctgcAAATCGCAAAAAGCTCGAAGTTTTCAGACACCAATCCCCACTGCGAGGCGTAAGCCAGCAAGGAAGGATTCGTACTCGGCTTCATTGTTGGACACACTGAAAGCCAAGCGAAATGACTGCTCGATCACTTCGCCTGTAGGAGAAGTGAGGTGGACCCTAATTCCTGCTCCCGATTTGGAAGAAGCACCATCAACATACAACGTCCACGGGGCTTCGACATTGTCGCTAACCGAAgaggctagtgggagttcgatCAAGAAATC is from Camelina sativa cultivar DH55 chromosome 20, Cs, whole genome shotgun sequence and encodes:
- the LOC109131200 gene encoding uncharacterized protein At3g60930, chloroplastic-like — encoded protein: MSPPKSSSGKPTKPLIPGVFGPHPPSILSAENIAEIRGSTGIPSEIEVRFPEVHESPENPPPGYCCAFEIFFSACGLSFPLPELIVKMMFELGFALLQMCPNFVQTVMCLQTLGEEFDYKLSLADFLQVYTVKTGRTKGTLYVSPLSGLKVFDDLPEKDEKWRKSYFFFLVNELTFGHLANSHISKWTSKIDHFERGLLCPTLVEFFSRFCSQGQIAWDSFSCERIRESTTRLRGRSLVCSDPISTSEMNYREERASQLAEKDAKLNMAAALAEGKARLPKKCGPSSSEVDGTSAPPAGPSEPLTGASGLLPSSPXSLVARRGVVRIAQRTPCSSSGQRPLRESSLPPVSPADLMRSYTRPGVRVPAFADMSELNRANFFRFADMIGELMIEFNSSVASYEDQLFASPSSSEVSHLREKIADLEAQVKEYARLEAENAATVEKAEQIRARMKRAEARDLYYEAAEDAKAARSTLHEVELRNQLLEAGNSCEIERVRRDERQAMRRTLRPLVEEVKVTFEEREKLAPAKIRAAEIRANRMLIKEISRGEIQDMEAELGLLKAEEEEADKKVSKLMIEFNSSVASYEDQLFASPSSSEVSHLREKIADLEAQVKEYARLEAENAATVEKAEQIRARMKRAEV